A stretch of Sphingorhabdus sp. YGSMI21 DNA encodes these proteins:
- a CDS encoding ShlB/FhaC/HecB family hemolysin secretion/activation protein produces MTRSRTTLKTTALTAVFAIFLSGMPAWGQSAAAPTREEIQRGVIDEALKGQAQPLSFDGEVERSACPLAGPEFSDVRFTLKAVDFSGLISVDPVSLSPAYADYIGQDVPVSVVCDIRDRAATILRSNGYLAAVQVPPQTIDDGSVRFDVLMARMTAVQVRGDAGPSEALLQKYIEKLAAQPVFNIDTADRYLLLARDIPGLDVRLSLRPISAESGGQPGEVVGEFNVIRTPVYADINIQNFGSKAVGRFGGLARVRFNGLTGLGDETVISGYSTADFKEQQVLQVGHEFTVGGEGLKFGGNFTYAWTRPDLTGGIDIDSQTLVASAYASYPFLRKQSRNIFGTIGLDYIDQRTDLLGVRTNEDRLSVAFARIDFNQIDAASISGRGGYSAYEPKWGIGGSLEIRQGLDILGASEGCGPAFVNCIGQTVLPTRADGDPTAFVIRGQAKIDFRPTPLLALTLKPRLQYSPDALFSYEEVSGGNYTTGRGYDPGTIIGDSGYGLQTEVSYGSLVPETPESVALQPYLFFDMMSVWNKNIPDDPQKLYSVGGGLRMTIGQQASLDLTGVVPLKRAPFQTRRQDARALLTLTVQLAPWKRR; encoded by the coding sequence ATGACGCGCTCGCGCACTACGCTTAAAACGACTGCCCTGACGGCAGTTTTTGCCATTTTCCTGTCCGGCATGCCGGCCTGGGGTCAGTCGGCCGCTGCACCGACCAGAGAGGAAATCCAGCGGGGAGTGATAGACGAAGCGCTCAAGGGTCAGGCCCAGCCCCTGTCCTTCGACGGCGAAGTCGAGCGGTCCGCCTGCCCGCTCGCTGGACCGGAATTTTCCGACGTCCGGTTCACACTGAAGGCCGTGGATTTTTCCGGTCTGATATCAGTCGATCCGGTATCGCTGAGCCCGGCCTATGCCGATTATATCGGCCAGGACGTTCCGGTATCGGTGGTCTGCGATATCCGCGACCGGGCGGCCACCATCCTGCGCAGCAACGGCTATCTTGCGGCCGTTCAGGTCCCGCCGCAGACCATCGACGACGGCAGCGTCCGCTTTGATGTGCTGATGGCCCGGATGACCGCGGTGCAGGTTCGCGGCGATGCCGGCCCCTCCGAAGCGCTGCTGCAGAAATATATCGAGAAACTGGCCGCGCAGCCGGTTTTCAACATCGACACGGCGGACCGTTATCTGCTGCTCGCACGCGATATACCCGGGCTCGACGTGCGCCTGTCGCTGCGGCCGATTTCGGCCGAATCGGGCGGCCAGCCCGGCGAGGTCGTCGGTGAGTTCAACGTGATCCGCACGCCGGTCTATGCCGATATCAATATCCAGAATTTCGGTTCCAAGGCGGTCGGCCGTTTTGGCGGTCTCGCCCGGGTCCGGTTCAACGGATTGACCGGTCTGGGCGACGAAACCGTGATCAGCGGCTATTCGACAGCCGACTTCAAGGAACAGCAGGTTTTGCAGGTCGGCCACGAATTTACCGTCGGTGGCGAAGGCCTCAAGTTCGGCGGCAATTTCACCTATGCCTGGACCAGGCCCGATCTGACGGGCGGTATTGATATCGATTCACAGACACTGGTGGCAAGCGCCTATGCAAGCTATCCTTTTCTCCGGAAACAATCGCGCAATATCTTCGGCACGATCGGGCTCGACTATATCGACCAGCGCACCGATCTTCTGGGGGTTCGCACCAATGAAGACCGGCTGAGCGTTGCCTTTGCCCGGATCGACTTCAACCAGATCGATGCCGCCAGTATTTCCGGGCGCGGCGGCTATTCCGCTTACGAACCGAAATGGGGCATCGGCGGCTCGCTGGAAATCCGGCAGGGCCTGGACATATTGGGCGCGAGCGAAGGCTGCGGCCCGGCCTTCGTCAACTGCATTGGCCAGACCGTACTGCCAACCCGGGCCGATGGCGACCCGACCGCTTTTGTCATCCGGGGCCAGGCCAAAATCGATTTCCGGCCGACGCCGCTGCTGGCACTGACGCTGAAGCCACGCCTGCAATATTCGCCCGATGCGCTCTTCTCCTACGAAGAAGTGTCCGGCGGTAATTATACCACCGGTCGCGGCTATGATCCCGGAACGATCATCGGCGACAGCGGCTATGGCCTGCAGACGGAAGTCAGCTACGGATCGCTGGTTCCCGAGACCCCGGAAAGCGTCGCGCTCCAGCCCTATCTGTTTTTCGACATGATGAGCGTCTGGAACAAGAATATTCCGGATGACCCGCAGAAACTCTATTCCGTCGGTGGCGGGCTGCGCATGACCATTGGCCAGCAAGCCAGCCTCGATCTGACCGGCGTCGTGCCGCTGAAACGCGCACCATTCCAGACCCGCCGCCAGGACGCGCGGGCCCTGCTGACGCTGACCGTGCAGCTGGCCCCGTGGAAGCGCAGATGA
- a CDS encoding adenylate/guanylate cyclase domain-containing protein: MASEARPTDPVANNRDVKEGAKGVLQSLRRLFDQLGPIRLASTILFMILALLVARYSWTTPLIQEAERALYDLRASVFAPEIEKDENIVMVVYNEDTLKLTGQRSPVDRTILAQALETIDAANPASIGIDILFTMPQDDDELLISTFKNMKTPTFLAYADPKENPEIAFAEHEFLQQFFDEARTEKVRPTDIKLETDSDGVQRRWTPHRPGAPPFMAIALTGPNPKFANNDGAIRYHVPTSTDVPVFDKFPIENFADPAIAEMLESFIAGKHVLIGGDFVDRDRFETPVGGLADVQGDDGKMIGLEVHAHMLAQLLNDDLPTPIPTWTLWLGALIVAICGGLSALIIGNALKVGLMLLGQFAFFLIFPFLLQNVGVDTLTLPAFGWGVGWLLGYASVGSAARTINSKQRAFAQSALGKYLPKSIANEILKDPEKLALHGEKRKIFAVFTDLEGFTKLTHAIEPEMVAYLLNDYLDRLSEVALEYGGTIDKFVGDALVTFWGAPITYPDDGERAAKAAYALYLAGEEFRKNVPEGVPPIGRTRVGMHYGDAIVGNFGGEGRIQYTALGDAMNTAARLEAANKTLETKVLLSREAMERTGLDWYRPMGRITLRGRSTPVEVFEPVPDWDEKDRAAVTAIIAAHEKGDSDSIQALGAVIKRYGEDLGLVNLLKRLKKTKNGESYALG; the protein is encoded by the coding sequence ATGGCATCAGAAGCCAGGCCAACGGACCCGGTTGCCAATAACCGCGACGTCAAGGAGGGGGCGAAAGGCGTACTGCAATCCTTGCGCCGGCTCTTCGACCAGCTTGGACCGATCCGCCTGGCCTCGACGATATTGTTCATGATCCTCGCGCTGCTGGTCGCCCGCTACAGCTGGACAACGCCATTGATCCAGGAAGCCGAACGGGCGCTCTATGATCTGCGCGCATCGGTGTTCGCTCCGGAAATCGAAAAAGACGAGAATATCGTGATGGTCGTCTATAACGAGGACACGCTGAAGCTGACCGGCCAGCGGTCCCCGGTTGACCGGACCATATTGGCGCAAGCGCTCGAAACGATCGATGCGGCCAATCCCGCATCGATCGGTATCGATATTCTCTTCACCATGCCGCAGGATGACGACGAGCTGCTGATATCGACCTTCAAGAATATGAAGACGCCGACCTTCCTCGCCTATGCCGACCCGAAGGAAAATCCGGAAATCGCATTTGCCGAGCATGAATTTCTGCAGCAGTTTTTCGACGAGGCCCGCACCGAGAAGGTCCGGCCGACCGATATCAAGCTGGAAACCGACAGCGACGGTGTCCAGCGCCGCTGGACCCCGCACCGGCCGGGCGCTCCGCCGTTCATGGCCATTGCCCTGACCGGACCCAATCCGAAATTCGCCAATAATGATGGCGCCATCCGCTATCATGTACCAACTTCCACCGATGTTCCGGTGTTCGACAAATTTCCGATCGAAAACTTTGCAGATCCGGCAATCGCCGAGATGCTGGAATCATTCATCGCCGGCAAACATGTGCTGATCGGCGGCGACTTTGTCGACCGCGACCGGTTCGAGACTCCGGTCGGCGGACTGGCCGACGTTCAGGGCGATGACGGCAAGATGATCGGGCTGGAAGTACATGCCCATATGCTTGCCCAGCTGCTCAACGATGATCTGCCCACGCCGATTCCGACCTGGACCTTGTGGCTGGGCGCGCTGATCGTCGCGATTTGCGGTGGCCTTTCCGCCCTGATCATCGGAAATGCATTGAAAGTCGGGCTGATGCTGCTCGGCCAATTCGCCTTTTTCCTGATCTTCCCCTTTTTATTGCAAAATGTCGGAGTGGATACGCTGACGTTGCCGGCCTTCGGCTGGGGGGTCGGCTGGCTGCTCGGCTATGCCTCCGTCGGTTCGGCTGCGCGCACCATCAATTCCAAGCAGCGGGCCTTTGCGCAAAGCGCGCTGGGCAAATATCTGCCCAAGTCGATCGCCAACGAGATATTGAAGGATCCGGAGAAGCTGGCATTGCACGGAGAGAAACGGAAGATATTCGCGGTCTTTACCGATCTTGAGGGTTTCACCAAGCTGACCCATGCGATCGAGCCGGAAATGGTTGCCTATCTGCTCAACGACTATCTCGACCGGCTGAGCGAAGTAGCGCTGGAATATGGCGGCACGATCGACAAGTTCGTCGGCGATGCGCTGGTCACCTTCTGGGGCGCTCCAATCACCTATCCCGATGACGGAGAACGTGCGGCCAAGGCCGCCTATGCCCTCTATCTGGCCGGCGAGGAATTTCGCAAGAACGTCCCCGAAGGCGTGCCGCCGATCGGCAGAACCCGGGTCGGCATGCATTATGGCGACGCGATTGTCGGCAATTTCGGCGGCGAGGGCCGGATCCAATATACCGCATTGGGCGACGCGATGAACACGGCGGCGCGGCTCGAAGCGGCCAACAAGACGCTGGAAACCAAGGTTTTGCTGAGCAGGGAAGCGATGGAACGGACCGGTCTCGACTGGTACCGGCCGATGGGCCGGATCACCCTCCGCGGCCGGTCCACACCGGTCGAAGTGTTCGAACCGGTTCCCGACTGGGATGAAAAAGATCGTGCGGCAGTGACCGCCATCATAGCCGCCCATGAAAAGGGTGATAGTGATTCGATCCAGGCACTGGGTGCCGTGATCAAGCGATATGGCGAGGATCTGGGCCTCGTCAATCTGCTCAAACGATTGAAAAAGACCAAAAATGGAGAAAGCTATGCACTTGGATAA
- a CDS encoding CHAT domain-containing protein, with product MHRTRIGTLLLTMGLLSGPATALARDTPVSMRDSFPIGSSEGILCQVQDRSIENKAKADMFDRSWAVVCRDSARPVGFVYSSRSTEQDMLARIAPHRSEPVTCTDNPSPATLGGFRHQACRLAAEPVAYSLVLGRQDGTSYVAEGLAAYDSATLLALKSILSDTIAEGKIDVASTSIEDPFAFARVQAATLKPYQALSEGYRRNLSGDYAEAAAFFETLQQRTSGMEGEDINPREYLINRALQKSNLGEFAEADDLFEQAGAIDDSDPIAERLQRNFETMHQLNQGQLGAAIARINAPLKTAVEGEAALTERLEITAPLSSRINGSAQTRNLLAFVDETKLSPAERAEIIDAQALQLLGTAQRLNGESEAARNSFVSAYNRAIAVRDGRVTSITRLRAQTLAELSLLAEADGNIGEARQYLRDGLDLLSIQYPETRAVNAAKARLAAFLLRNGEEADARALYAEVVDSSLGKQSAITGMTNQLAPYFALLAEDPTATGQFFKASQILVRPGVAETQAVLARELSGGTDEAARMFRQSINLTRNIEKLRIRFSALGRVDQTAQIRAQRDSLAAEIEALERSQQLTQVRLAEFPQYRAVSDRFLSLDNLRATMQPSEAYMRMSIIGGDIFMFYTDQSVAKIYRVPLDEAALDARVDTIRASISVLENGQYVTYPFDIEAARSLYSDLFGPVSDQLAGKSHLIFEPDGAMLRLPINLLVADQASVSTYLARSEAIDGDPFDFSGVQWLGKTLDISTAVSARAFADARKAPQSDASRQYLGMGRNEPVLASTKAAAVRGAQQNSDGQCQWPLGQWNNPISDRELQEARSLIGAENSELLTGAAFTDSAILSNDKISDYRILHFATHGLVTAPSPSCPAKPALLTSFGGQGSDGLLAFDEIFDLKLDADVIILSACDTAGKASITATREAGVSSGGGTALDGLVRSFIGAGGRSVLASHWPAPDDFQATERLINGLFSDGRGRSITEALRLSQLDLMNDPVTSHPFYWAGFALIGDGARLFLPGAKNAAASLDTAPAGTETALK from the coding sequence GTGCACCGGACGAGGATCGGCACATTATTATTGACGATGGGTTTGCTATCAGGCCCAGCGACGGCGCTCGCTCGTGACACGCCGGTGTCAATGCGCGACAGCTTCCCGATCGGCAGCAGCGAAGGCATTTTGTGCCAGGTGCAGGACCGCAGCATCGAGAACAAGGCAAAAGCCGATATGTTTGACCGCAGCTGGGCCGTGGTCTGCCGCGACTCGGCCAGACCGGTCGGCTTCGTCTATTCGTCCCGTTCGACAGAGCAGGACATGCTCGCCCGAATCGCGCCGCATCGCAGCGAACCGGTGACCTGCACTGACAATCCGTCGCCGGCAACGCTTGGCGGCTTTCGTCACCAGGCCTGCCGCCTTGCCGCGGAACCGGTCGCCTATTCTCTGGTTCTCGGACGGCAGGATGGCACTTCCTATGTCGCCGAAGGCCTGGCGGCCTATGACAGCGCAACCCTGCTCGCGCTCAAATCGATTTTAAGCGATACCATCGCCGAAGGCAAAATAGACGTCGCCTCGACCTCGATCGAGGATCCATTTGCCTTTGCCCGGGTGCAGGCGGCCACACTCAAGCCCTATCAGGCCCTCTCGGAAGGCTATCGCAGGAACCTCAGCGGCGATTATGCCGAGGCCGCCGCCTTTTTCGAAACCTTGCAACAGCGCACATCCGGCATGGAGGGGGAAGATATCAACCCCCGCGAATATCTGATTAACCGGGCTTTGCAGAAATCCAACCTCGGTGAATTTGCCGAAGCCGACGACCTGTTCGAACAGGCCGGCGCTATCGACGACAGCGATCCGATAGCCGAGCGGCTGCAGCGCAATTTCGAAACCATGCATCAGCTTAACCAGGGCCAGCTTGGGGCGGCGATCGCACGGATAAATGCTCCCCTCAAAACCGCCGTTGAGGGTGAGGCAGCGCTGACAGAACGCCTCGAAATTACCGCACCGCTCTCGTCGCGGATCAACGGCAGCGCCCAGACTCGCAACCTGCTCGCTTTTGTCGATGAAACGAAGCTCAGCCCGGCGGAGCGCGCCGAGATCATCGATGCACAGGCTCTGCAACTTCTGGGCACGGCGCAGCGGTTGAATGGCGAGAGCGAAGCCGCCCGCAATTCCTTCGTCTCCGCCTATAATCGGGCGATCGCCGTGCGCGACGGCCGGGTCACATCGATCACTCGCCTGAGAGCCCAGACGCTCGCCGAATTGTCGCTGCTGGCGGAAGCCGACGGCAATATCGGGGAGGCGCGGCAATATTTGCGCGACGGGCTCGACTTGCTGAGTATTCAATATCCCGAAACAAGGGCGGTCAATGCCGCCAAGGCGCGCCTCGCCGCCTTTCTGTTGCGCAACGGTGAGGAAGCCGACGCCCGCGCTTTATATGCGGAAGTGGTCGACAGTTCGCTCGGTAAACAAAGCGCGATTACCGGCATGACGAACCAGCTTGCGCCCTATTTCGCGCTGCTGGCAGAAGACCCGACGGCAACCGGACAGTTTTTCAAAGCCTCCCAGATACTGGTTCGTCCCGGTGTGGCCGAGACCCAGGCCGTTCTTGCGCGCGAGCTGAGTGGAGGCACCGATGAAGCGGCCCGCATGTTCCGGCAATCGATCAACCTGACGCGCAATATCGAAAAATTGCGCATTCGTTTCTCCGCGCTGGGCAGAGTGGACCAGACGGCGCAGATCCGCGCGCAAAGAGACAGTCTGGCGGCCGAAATCGAGGCGCTGGAGCGAAGCCAGCAGCTGACCCAGGTCCGGCTGGCCGAGTTTCCGCAATATCGCGCTGTTTCAGACCGTTTTCTCAGCCTCGACAATTTGCGCGCCACCATGCAGCCTTCCGAGGCCTATATGCGCATGTCGATAATCGGCGGCGATATATTCATGTTCTACACCGATCAGTCGGTCGCCAAAATCTACCGGGTGCCGCTCGACGAAGCAGCGCTCGATGCCAGGGTCGATACGATCCGCGCCTCGATTTCGGTGCTGGAAAACGGCCAATATGTCACCTATCCCTTTGATATCGAAGCGGCGCGAAGCCTGTATTCGGACCTGTTCGGACCGGTTTCGGACCAGCTTGCCGGCAAGAGCCATCTGATTTTCGAACCCGATGGCGCCATGCTTCGCCTGCCGATCAATCTGCTGGTCGCCGATCAAGCTTCGGTTTCGACATATCTTGCCAGAAGCGAGGCGATTGATGGCGATCCCTTTGATTTTTCCGGTGTCCAGTGGCTCGGCAAGACTCTCGATATCAGCACCGCCGTATCCGCTCGCGCGTTCGCCGACGCCCGCAAGGCGCCGCAATCCGATGCTTCGCGGCAATATCTCGGCATGGGCCGGAACGAGCCGGTACTCGCCAGCACCAAAGCGGCAGCCGTACGAGGCGCCCAGCAGAATAGCGACGGTCAGTGCCAATGGCCGCTGGGCCAGTGGAACAACCCGATTTCCGATCGCGAGCTGCAGGAAGCCCGGAGCCTGATCGGCGCGGAGAATTCCGAATTGCTGACCGGCGCGGCCTTTACCGACAGCGCCATATTGTCGAACGACAAAATCAGCGACTACCGGATCCTGCATTTTGCCACCCATGGTTTGGTCACCGCGCCGAGCCCGTCCTGCCCGGCCAAACCGGCGCTACTGACCTCTTTCGGCGGACAGGGATCGGACGGTCTTCTGGCCTTTGACGAGATTTTCGATCTCAAGCTCGACGCGGATGTGATCATTCTCTCGGCATGCGACACCGCGGGCAAGGCCAGCATAACCGCAACCCGCGAAGCCGGCGTTAGCAGCGGCGGCGGCACGGCTCTGGATGGCCTGGTCCGGTCCTTCATCGGGGCCGGTGGCCGTTCGGTTCTCGCCAGTCACTGGCCTGCTCCGGATGATTTCCAGGCGACGGAACGGTTGATAAACGGCCTGTTCAGCGACGGTCGCGGCCGCTCGATCACCGAAGCGCTCCGCCTGTCCCAGCTGGACCTGATGAACGATCCGGTCACATCCCACCCCTTCTACTGGGCGGGTTTTGCCCTGATCGGCGATGGCGCCCGGCTGTTCCTGCCCGGCGCGAAAAATGCTGCTGCCAGTCTTGATACGGCTCCGGCCGGCACGGAAACGGCTCTCAAATAA
- a CDS encoding nitroreductase translates to MNVTEAVTSRRSVRQFLDKPVDQSTLERVLETAQRAPSGGNTQPWSAVVVGGDALKDITAKIKAKAATAPMGEGMEYAIYPKDLDGRYEEQRRAVGKGMFDAVGLERGDAAGRVAQMAKNWDSFGAPVQLFTYTRKYMGPPQWSDMGMWLQTVMLLLREEGLDSCAQEIWAMYGTYMRELLGISDDYIFFCGMAIGHRDPDAPINNFDVPRVSIADAIEFRGF, encoded by the coding sequence ATGAACGTAACCGAAGCCGTCACCTCCCGCCGGTCCGTCCGCCAGTTTCTCGACAAGCCGGTCGACCAGTCGACGCTCGAACGCGTTCTCGAGACCGCCCAGCGCGCCCCTTCCGGCGGCAATACCCAGCCGTGGAGCGCGGTTGTCGTTGGCGGCGATGCGCTCAAGGACATCACCGCCAAGATCAAGGCCAAGGCCGCGACCGCGCCGATGGGCGAAGGCATGGAATATGCCATCTACCCCAAGGATCTCGACGGCCGCTATGAAGAACAGCGTCGCGCGGTCGGCAAGGGGATGTTCGACGCCGTCGGTCTGGAACGGGGCGACGCCGCCGGACGGGTCGCACAGATGGCGAAAAACTGGGACAGTTTCGGCGCGCCGGTGCAATTGTTCACCTATACCAGAAAATATATGGGCCCGCCGCAATGGTCGGACATGGGTATGTGGCTCCAGACCGTGATGCTGCTGCTCCGTGAAGAGGGACTCGACAGCTGCGCTCAGGAAATCTGGGCGATGTACGGCACCTATATGCGGGAATTGCTCGGCATCAGCGACGATTATATTTTCTTCTGCGGCATGGCCATCGGCCACCGCGACCCCGACGCGCCGATCAACAATTTCGATGTGCCCCGCGTATCGATCGCAGACGCAATAGAGTTTCGCGGTTTTTAA
- the cobT gene encoding cobaltochelatase subunit CobT gives MADRSKLDDLKDVLGGAARAIAREPDLELAYTAEAPSQSGQHLKVPMPARDLPPAQVAEARGFADSFSLKLRHHDEATHRRNAPQEAVARACFDALEQVRTDALGSRNMSGAKDNLNAALEMRMRSDPIARAQNRDEVPISTALALLAREKLTGQAPPQGTVKGLDMLREWIEESAGADLDGLNLTLDDQSNFAKLTTQLLQHLDLIKSDDQSEADDSDDDDSDEDSDDSQDDGADEEATGDQGESEMRSEPSDDDSQDGESDQNAEELEEGAEEEMGDAGDDGMMPVRPNRAMSDLPPGFNYAPWTEKYDEVVSATELCDEEELTRLRAFLDQQLTNLQGAVTKLANRLQRRLMAQQNRSWDFDQEEGMLDAARLARVVSNPSHSLSYKIERETDFRDTVVTLLIDNSGSMRGRPISIAAISADIMARTLERCGVKTEILGFTTRAWKGGQTREDWLAADRPANPGRLNDLRHIVYKKADEPWRHAKKNLGLMMREGLLKENIDGEALLWAHSRLIARPEERRILMVISDGAPVDDSTLSVNHGAYLENHLRKVIEWIESRSPVQLVAIGIGHDVTRYYKKAVTIMDAEQLGGTMVEQLAGLFDED, from the coding sequence ATGGCTGACCGTTCCAAACTTGATGATTTGAAAGACGTGCTGGGCGGCGCCGCGCGCGCGATCGCCCGCGAACCCGATCTGGAACTGGCCTATACCGCCGAAGCCCCGTCGCAGTCGGGGCAGCATCTCAAAGTGCCAATGCCCGCGCGCGATCTGCCACCGGCGCAAGTCGCCGAAGCGCGGGGCTTTGCCGACAGTTTCTCGCTCAAATTGCGCCATCATGACGAAGCCACGCATCGCAGAAACGCGCCGCAGGAAGCCGTGGCGCGCGCCTGTTTCGACGCGCTCGAACAGGTCCGCACCGATGCGCTGGGATCGCGCAACATGTCGGGCGCCAAGGATAATCTGAACGCGGCGCTGGAAATGCGCATGCGGTCCGACCCGATCGCGCGCGCACAGAATCGCGACGAGGTTCCGATTTCCACGGCCCTTGCCCTGCTGGCACGGGAAAAATTGACCGGACAGGCTCCGCCGCAGGGGACGGTCAAGGGTCTCGACATGCTGCGCGAGTGGATCGAGGAAAGCGCCGGCGCCGATCTCGACGGCCTCAACCTGACGCTCGATGACCAGAGCAATTTTGCCAAATTGACGACGCAATTGCTGCAGCATCTCGATCTGATCAAAAGCGATGACCAGTCCGAAGCCGACGACAGCGACGATGATGACAGCGACGAGGATAGCGACGACAGCCAGGATGACGGCGCCGACGAGGAAGCGACCGGCGATCAGGGCGAGTCCGAAATGCGCTCCGAACCGTCGGACGACGATAGCCAGGACGGCGAAAGCGACCAGAACGCCGAGGAGCTGGAAGAAGGCGCCGAAGAGGAAATGGGGGATGCCGGCGACGACGGCATGATGCCGGTGCGTCCCAACCGGGCGATGTCCGACCTGCCCCCCGGTTTCAACTATGCGCCGTGGACCGAAAAATATGACGAGGTCGTCAGCGCCACCGAGCTGTGCGACGAAGAGGAGTTGACGCGCCTGCGCGCTTTCCTCGACCAGCAGCTGACCAATTTGCAGGGCGCGGTGACGAAACTCGCCAACCGCCTGCAGCGCCGCCTGATGGCGCAGCAGAATCGCAGCTGGGATTTTGATCAGGAAGAAGGCATGCTTGACGCCGCCCGCCTCGCCCGCGTGGTCAGCAATCCTTCGCACAGCCTGTCCTACAAGATCGAGCGCGAGACCGATTTCCGCGACACGGTGGTGACCCTGCTGATCGACAACAGCGGTTCTATGCGCGGACGGCCGATTTCGATCGCCGCCATTTCCGCGGACATCATGGCGCGCACGCTGGAACGCTGCGGCGTCAAGACCGAGATTCTCGGCTTCACCACCCGCGCATGGAAAGGCGGCCAGACCCGCGAAGACTGGCTGGCGGCGGATCGCCCGGCCAATCCCGGACGGCTCAACGACCTGCGCCATATCGTCTACAAGAAAGCCGACGAACCGTGGCGCCACGCCAAGAAAAATCTCGGCCTCATGATGCGCGAAGGCCTGCTCAAGGAAAATATCGACGGCGAGGCCCTGCTCTGGGCGCACAGCCGGCTGATCGCCCGCCCCGAAGAACGTCGCATCCTGATGGTGATCTCGGACGGTGCGCCGGTCGACGACAGCACCTTGTCGGTCAACCATGGTGCCTATCTGGAAAACCATCTCCGCAAGGTGATCGAATGGATCGAAAGCCGTTCGCCGGTGCAGCTCGTCGCCATCGGCATCGGCCATGACGTGACCCGCTATTACAAGAAAGCCGTGACAATCATGGACGCCGAGCAACTGGGCGGAACCATGGTCGAGCAGTTGGCCGGTCTCTTTGACGAGGATTGA